One Fundulus heteroclitus isolate FHET01 unplaced genomic scaffold, MU-UCD_Fhet_4.1 scaffold_448, whole genome shotgun sequence genomic window carries:
- the gadd45ba gene encoding growth arrest and DNA damage-inducible protein GADD45 beta produces MTLEELVGTNSTDKKMETVSQALEELLVAAQRQDCLTVGVYESAKLMNVDPDSVVLCLLATDEEDEDDIALQIHFTLLQAFCCDNDINILRVSGMRRLSKLLGEDTDDSNGNEPRDLHCILVTNPPVQPLQCQALQDVSSFCEESRCRNQWVPCLELQDG; encoded by the exons atgactctggaggagcttgTTGGAACCAACAGCACCGACAAAAA GATGGAGACGGTGAGTCAGGCTCTGGAGGAGTTGCTGGTCGCGGCTCAGCGGCAGGACTGCCTCACTGTGGGAGTCTACGAGTCCGCCAAACTCATGAATGT AGATCCGGACAGCGTGGTGCTGTGTCTCCTCGCCACGGACGAGGAGGACGAGGACGACATCGCCCTGCAGATCCACTTCACGCTGCTTCAGGCTTTCTGTTGCGACAACGACATCAACATCCTGCGGGTGTCCGGCATGCGGCGGCTGTCCAAGCTGCTGGGGGAGGACACCGACGACAGCAACGGCAACGAGCCCCGGGACCTGCACTGCATCCTGGTCACT AACCCGCCGGTGCAGCCGCTGCAGTGCCAGGCCCTGCAGGACGTCAGCAGCTTCTGCGAGGAGAGCCGCTGCAGGAACCAGTGGGTGCCCTGCCTGGAGCTGCAGGACGGCTGA